One window of Paenibacillus albicereus genomic DNA carries:
- the ahpF gene encoding alkyl hydroperoxide reductase subunit F — MVLDGDIKAQLAQYMELMEGDVHIQVSAGSDPVSQDMLGLMDEIVAMSSRIRVEKAELSRTPSFSVNRPGEDTGIVFAGIPLGHEFTSFVLALLQVSGRAPKVDPSVIELIQGIKGQYNFETFVSLSCHNCPDVVQALNVMSVLNPGISHTMIDGAAFKDEAEQRGVMAVPSVYLNGEAFGGGRMSIEEILAKIVEAPSADEFNSKEPFDVLVVGGGPAGASSAIYAARKGIRTGIVAERFGGQIMDTVGIENFISTKYTEGPKLAASLEEHVKEYNVDIMKLQRAVRLEKKDYVEVELENGAVLRSKTVILSTGARWRNVGVPGEAEFKNKGVAYCPHCDGPLFAGKDVAVIGGGNSGVEAAIDLAGIVKHVTVLEFNDGLKADSVLQQRLHSLPNVTVITNVATKEFTGTDKLDGITFTDRVSGEERHIELQGVFVQIGLVPNTEWLGDAVERNRMGEIIVDARGATTLPGVFAAGDCTNSPFKQIIISMGSGATASLGAFDYLIRN, encoded by the coding sequence ATGGTACTGGACGGAGACATCAAGGCACAGCTAGCTCAATACATGGAGCTGATGGAAGGCGACGTGCACATCCAGGTCAGCGCGGGCTCCGACCCGGTGTCGCAGGACATGCTCGGCCTGATGGACGAGATCGTCGCCATGAGCTCCCGCATCCGGGTGGAAAAAGCGGAACTGTCCCGCACGCCGAGCTTCAGCGTGAACCGCCCGGGCGAAGATACCGGAATCGTCTTCGCCGGAATTCCGCTCGGCCATGAATTCACATCCTTCGTGCTGGCGCTGCTCCAAGTCAGCGGCCGCGCGCCGAAGGTCGACCCGAGCGTCATCGAGCTCATCCAAGGCATCAAGGGACAGTACAACTTCGAGACGTTCGTCAGCCTCAGCTGCCACAACTGTCCCGATGTCGTCCAGGCCCTCAACGTGATGAGCGTGCTCAATCCGGGCATCTCGCACACGATGATCGACGGCGCGGCGTTCAAGGATGAAGCGGAGCAGCGCGGCGTCATGGCCGTGCCGTCCGTCTACTTGAACGGCGAAGCGTTCGGCGGCGGCCGGATGTCGATCGAGGAGATCCTGGCCAAGATCGTCGAGGCTCCGAGCGCGGATGAATTCAACAGCAAGGAGCCGTTCGACGTGCTCGTCGTCGGCGGCGGCCCTGCCGGCGCAAGCTCCGCGATCTATGCCGCCCGCAAAGGCATCCGCACCGGCATCGTCGCCGAGCGCTTCGGCGGCCAGATCATGGACACGGTCGGCATCGAGAACTTCATCAGCACGAAGTATACCGAAGGTCCGAAGCTGGCCGCGAGCCTCGAGGAGCATGTGAAGGAGTACAACGTCGACATCATGAAGCTTCAACGGGCGGTCCGCCTGGAGAAGAAGGATTATGTCGAGGTCGAGCTCGAGAACGGCGCCGTGCTGCGCAGCAAGACGGTCATCCTGTCGACCGGCGCCCGCTGGCGCAACGTCGGCGTGCCGGGCGAAGCCGAGTTCAAGAACAAGGGCGTGGCGTACTGCCCGCACTGTGACGGACCTCTGTTCGCCGGCAAGGACGTCGCGGTCATCGGCGGAGGCAACTCCGGCGTCGAAGCGGCGATCGATCTGGCCGGCATCGTGAAGCATGTGACCGTCCTCGAGTTCAACGACGGGTTGAAAGCCGACTCCGTGCTGCAGCAGCGCCTGCACTCGCTTCCGAACGTCACGGTCATCACGAATGTCGCGACCAAGGAGTTCACCGGCACGGACAAGCTCGACGGCATCACGTTCACCGACCGCGTCAGCGGCGAGGAGCGCCACATCGAGCTGCAGGGCGTATTCGTGCAGATCGGCCTCGTGCCGAACACCGAATGGCTCGGCGATGCGGTGGAGCGCAACCGGATGGGCGAGATCATCGTCGATGCGCGCGGCGCGACGACGCTGCCCGGCGTGTTCGCGGCAGGCGACTGCACGAACAGTCCGTTCAAGCAGATCATCATCTCGATGGGCTCGGGCGCGACCGCCTCGCTCGGCGCGTTTGACTACCTGATCCGCAACTAA
- the ahpC gene encoding alkyl hydroperoxide reductase subunit C, which translates to MSLIGTEVKPFSAKAYQNGNFIDVSEQNFKGKWSVVCFYPADFTFVCPTELGDLQDQYETLKSLGVEVYSVSTDTHFTHKAWHDSSETIGKITYIMIGDPTHTISRNFDVLIEADGLADRGTFIIDPDGVIQTVEINAGGIGRDASALVNKIKAAQYVRNNPGEVCPAKWQEGSTTLKPSLDLVGKI; encoded by the coding sequence ATGTCTCTGATTGGAACGGAAGTCAAACCTTTTAGCGCGAAAGCGTACCAGAACGGCAATTTCATCGATGTCTCGGAACAGAATTTCAAAGGCAAGTGGAGCGTCGTATGCTTCTATCCGGCAGACTTCACGTTCGTATGCCCGACGGAGCTCGGCGACCTGCAAGACCAATATGAAACGCTGAAATCCCTCGGCGTGGAAGTATATTCCGTCTCGACCGACACGCACTTCACGCACAAGGCTTGGCATGACAGCTCCGAGACGATCGGCAAGATCACGTACATCATGATCGGTGATCCGACGCACACGATCTCCCGCAACTTCGACGTGCTGATCGAAGCGGACGGCCTCGCGGACCGCGGCACGTTCATCATCGATCCGGACGGCGTCATCCAGACGGTCGAGATCAATGCCGGAGGCATCGGCCGCGACGCGAGCGCGCTGGTCAACAAGATCAAAGCCGCTCAATACGTGCGCAACAACCCAGGCGAAGTCTGCCCTGCGAAATGGCAAGAAGGCAGCACGACGCTGAAGCCTAGCCTTGACCTCGTAGGCAAGATTTAA
- a CDS encoding LysR family transcriptional regulator codes for MDLRHLSYLLEIAKQQNMTKAAQTLHLSQPTLSKIVRSVEDELGAPVFDRSGKGLRLTDSGAAAIRQIPAVLRAVQDLHTAMDDVAELKTGTIAIGLPPVIGSVFFPRVISPFQREFPNVSFQVTEEGAKRIEGLLLSGELDIGVVVGPVNAQSFHAVPFIRQQLALIVHEAHPLAGRRRASIAELADEPFILFSYGFAVRQLVLRACQAAGYEPRILHSSSQWDLMAEMVAAGVGISILPDVICSKITDPRIRVIQLDDPVIPWELDVIWPRDNYVPHAVRSFIKFIRLSEGMTD; via the coding sequence TTGGACCTTAGACATCTCTCCTACCTGCTGGAAATCGCCAAGCAGCAGAATATGACCAAGGCGGCTCAGACGCTCCATCTGTCCCAGCCGACGCTCAGCAAGATCGTCCGCTCGGTGGAGGACGAGCTCGGAGCTCCGGTGTTCGACCGCTCCGGCAAGGGGCTGAGGCTGACGGACTCCGGCGCCGCCGCCATCCGTCAGATTCCCGCCGTGCTGCGGGCGGTGCAGGATCTGCACACGGCCATGGACGACGTCGCGGAGCTCAAGACGGGCACCATCGCGATCGGCCTGCCTCCCGTCATCGGCTCCGTCTTTTTCCCCCGCGTTATCTCCCCCTTCCAGCGGGAATTCCCGAATGTGAGCTTTCAGGTGACCGAGGAAGGCGCCAAGAGGATCGAGGGGCTGCTGCTGAGCGGAGAGCTCGACATCGGCGTCGTCGTCGGCCCCGTGAACGCGCAATCGTTCCATGCCGTGCCGTTCATCCGGCAGCAGCTCGCGCTGATCGTGCACGAGGCGCATCCGCTCGCCGGCCGCCGCCGCGCGTCGATCGCGGAGCTCGCGGACGAGCCGTTCATCCTGTTCTCGTACGGCTTCGCCGTGCGCCAGCTCGTGCTGCGCGCCTGCCAGGCCGCCGGCTACGAGCCCCGCATCCTCCACTCCAGCTCCCAGTGGGACCTGATGGCGGAGATGGTCGCGGCCGGCGTCGGCATCTCGATCCTGCCCGATGTCATCTGCAGCAAAATCACCGACCCGCGCATCCGCGTCATTCAGCTGGACGACCCCGTCATTCCTTGGGAGCTGGACGTCATCTGGCCGAGGGACAATTACGTGCCGCACGCGGTGCGTTCGTTCATCAAGTTCATACGATTGTCGGAGGGGATGACGGACTGA
- a CDS encoding GntP family permease, with the protein MFLEVFAILLALGLLMFFAYRGFPVIVFAPIFTLLAVVISGKALLPSYTEVYMTNAASYIKTYFPVFLLGAIFGKAMELSGAASSIARAIVNSLGSKRAMLAVVLACAVLTYGGVSLFVVAFAVYPFAAAIFREGNIPKRLIPGTIALGAFTFTMDALPGTPQIQNIIPTAYFGTDAYAAPVVGIIGGALIFAAGLYWLERRRKQAELAGEGYGDNHKNEPEAAEEANDPKLWLAVLPLALVLVLNFLLSRGAWTVTTWYDEELLKSFNIASVKSVSSIWALIIALTVGVIAALCINVRQVKGKLAAGLTAGATGALLAIFNTASEVGFGNVVKTLPGFQAIQNGIHSMNGAPLLSEAVSVNLLAGITGSASGGLSIALEVMSKTYLDAANAMGISPELLHRIASMASGGMDTLPHNGAVITLLAITGLTHRQSYKDIFAITIIKTVVVFALAAVLTVIV; encoded by the coding sequence ATGTTCCTTGAAGTTTTCGCCATCCTGCTCGCGCTTGGCCTGCTCATGTTTTTCGCCTATCGAGGGTTCCCGGTCATCGTGTTCGCGCCGATCTTCACGCTGCTGGCCGTCGTCATCTCGGGCAAAGCGCTGCTGCCGAGCTATACCGAGGTGTACATGACCAACGCAGCGAGCTACATCAAGACGTATTTTCCGGTATTCCTGCTCGGCGCGATCTTCGGCAAGGCGATGGAGCTCAGCGGAGCCGCTTCGTCGATCGCCCGCGCGATCGTGAATTCGCTCGGCAGCAAGCGGGCGATGCTGGCGGTCGTGCTCGCCTGCGCCGTGCTGACGTACGGAGGCGTCTCGCTGTTCGTCGTCGCTTTCGCCGTCTATCCGTTCGCGGCGGCCATCTTCCGGGAAGGCAACATTCCGAAGCGGCTCATCCCCGGCACGATCGCGCTCGGCGCGTTCACGTTCACGATGGATGCGCTGCCCGGCACGCCGCAGATCCAGAACATCATCCCGACCGCCTACTTCGGCACGGACGCCTATGCGGCTCCGGTCGTCGGCATCATCGGCGGCGCGCTCATCTTCGCGGCCGGCCTGTACTGGCTGGAGCGACGCCGCAAGCAAGCCGAGCTCGCCGGCGAAGGCTACGGCGACAACCACAAGAACGAGCCCGAGGCGGCGGAGGAGGCGAATGATCCGAAGCTGTGGCTGGCGGTGCTGCCGCTGGCGCTCGTGCTGGTGCTGAACTTCCTGCTGAGCCGCGGCGCGTGGACCGTCACGACATGGTACGACGAGGAGCTGCTGAAGTCGTTCAACATCGCCAGCGTCAAGTCCGTCTCCTCGATCTGGGCGCTCATCATCGCGCTGACGGTCGGCGTCATCGCCGCGCTCTGCATCAATGTCCGCCAGGTGAAGGGCAAGCTCGCCGCCGGCCTGACGGCGGGCGCGACGGGCGCCCTGCTGGCGATCTTCAACACCGCCTCCGAGGTCGGCTTCGGCAACGTCGTCAAGACGCTGCCCGGCTTCCAGGCGATCCAGAACGGCATCCACAGCATGAACGGGGCTCCGCTGCTGTCGGAAGCCGTCTCGGTCAACCTGCTGGCGGGCATCACCGGCTCCGCCTCCGGCGGCCTGTCGATCGCGCTGGAGGTCATGAGCAAGACGTATCTCGATGCGGCGAACGCGATGGGCATCAGCCCCGAGCTGCTGCACCGGATCGCCTCGATGGCGTCCGGAGGCATGGACACGCTGCCGCATAACGGCGCCGTCATCACGCTGCTCGCCATCACCGGCCTGACGCATCGCCAGTCGTACAAGGATATTTTCGCCATCACGATCATCAAGACGGTCGTCGTCTTCGCGCTCGCCGCGGTGCTGACCGTCATCGTCTAG
- a CDS encoding 3-hydroxybutyrate dehydrogenase has translation MQPEMKGRVALVTGAASGIGLEIARKLSAEGAAVVLTDIRGEAAEQAASSLKGEGGECLGLACDVTDEGQYAAAIARAEAAYGRLDILVNNAGLQHVAPIEDFPVEKFDFMLRVMLTGAFIGIKHAFPIMKRQQYGRILNMASINGVIGFAGKAAYNSAKHGLIGLTKVAALEGAAHDITVNALCPGYVDTPLVRGQLEDLARTRGVPLERVLEDVLYSLIPQKRLLSVEEIADFASLIAGDRMRGVTGATLLIDGGYTAQ, from the coding sequence ATGCAACCGGAGATGAAAGGAAGGGTCGCGCTCGTCACGGGCGCGGCCAGCGGCATCGGTCTCGAGATCGCCCGCAAGCTGTCGGCGGAAGGAGCGGCGGTCGTGCTGACCGACATCCGGGGAGAGGCGGCCGAGCAGGCGGCTTCCTCGCTGAAAGGAGAGGGCGGGGAGTGCCTCGGCCTCGCCTGCGACGTCACGGACGAGGGCCAGTACGCGGCGGCGATCGCCCGCGCGGAGGCGGCCTACGGCCGGCTGGACATCCTCGTCAACAACGCCGGCCTGCAGCATGTCGCTCCGATCGAGGATTTTCCCGTGGAGAAGTTCGACTTCATGCTGCGGGTCATGCTGACGGGGGCGTTCATCGGCATCAAGCATGCGTTCCCGATCATGAAGCGGCAGCAGTACGGCCGCATCCTCAACATGGCGTCGATCAACGGTGTCATCGGCTTCGCCGGCAAAGCCGCCTACAACAGCGCCAAGCACGGCCTGATCGGCCTGACGAAGGTGGCGGCGCTCGAGGGCGCGGCCCACGACATCACCGTGAACGCGCTGTGCCCCGGCTACGTCGACACGCCGCTCGTGCGCGGGCAGCTCGAGGACCTGGCCCGCACGCGGGGCGTGCCGCTGGAGCGGGTGCTGGAGGACGTGCTGTACTCGCTCATTCCGCAGAAGAGGCTGCTGTCCGTCGAGGAGATCGCCGACTTCGCCTCGCTCATCGCGGGAGACCGGATGCGCGGCGTGACCGGCGCGACGCTGCTGATCGATGGCGGCTACACCGCCCAATAG
- a CDS encoding CoA transferase subunit A, translating to MSKTWASPADAVRDIPDGSTLIVGGFGLCGIPAALIQALAEQGTSGLTAVSNNCGVDDGGLGLLLQTKQLRKMVSSYVGENKTFERQFLSGELEVELVPQGTLAERIRAGGAGIPGFYTPTGVGTVVADGKEQKQFDGRTYLLERGIVGDFALVRAWKADELGNLVYRKTSRNFNPLAAAAGRITIAEVEEIVPAGALDPDEIHTPGVYVQRIVRCGENKKRIERLTVRGAGVQGRESR from the coding sequence ATGAGCAAGACATGGGCTTCGCCCGCAGACGCCGTGCGCGACATCCCGGACGGGTCTACGCTGATCGTCGGCGGATTCGGCCTATGCGGCATTCCCGCGGCGCTGATCCAGGCGCTGGCGGAGCAGGGGACGAGCGGCCTCACGGCCGTGAGCAACAACTGCGGCGTCGACGACGGCGGGCTTGGCCTGCTGCTGCAGACGAAGCAGCTCCGCAAGATGGTTTCCTCCTATGTCGGGGAGAACAAGACATTCGAGCGCCAGTTCCTGAGCGGGGAGCTGGAGGTGGAGCTCGTGCCGCAAGGGACGCTCGCGGAGCGCATCCGTGCCGGCGGCGCGGGCATCCCCGGCTTCTACACGCCGACGGGCGTAGGCACGGTCGTCGCGGACGGCAAGGAGCAGAAGCAGTTCGACGGCAGGACCTATCTGCTCGAACGAGGCATCGTCGGCGACTTCGCCCTCGTCCGGGCGTGGAAGGCCGACGAGCTCGGCAACCTCGTCTACCGCAAGACCTCGCGCAACTTCAATCCGCTCGCGGCGGCCGCCGGCCGGATCACGATCGCGGAGGTCGAGGAGATCGTGCCGGCAGGCGCGCTCGATCCGGACGAGATCCATACGCCGGGCGTCTACGTACAGCGGATCGTCCGTTGCGGCGAGAACAAGAAGCGGATCGAGCGCTTGACCGTGCGCGGCGCGGGCGTTCAAGGGAGGGAGTCCAGATGA
- a CDS encoding 3-oxoacid CoA-transferase subunit B — protein MSDSRSAIVKRAVQEIRDGMVVNLGIGMPTLVADQIPDRMQVMLQSENGLLGIGPYPLEHEVDPDLINAGKETVTAVPGASYFDSAESFAMIRGGHVELAILGGMEVSERGDLANWMIPGKMVKGMGGAMDLVHGARRIVVVMEHVSKHGESKVKTACTLPLTGQQVVDRLITDLAVFDFTEQGMTLVELQPGATLEQVRDHTEARYAVAAEVEGRASR, from the coding sequence ATGAGCGACAGCCGGAGCGCGATCGTCAAGCGGGCGGTGCAGGAGATTCGGGACGGGATGGTCGTCAACCTCGGCATCGGCATGCCGACGCTGGTCGCCGATCAGATCCCGGACCGCATGCAGGTCATGCTGCAGTCGGAGAACGGGTTGCTCGGCATCGGGCCGTACCCGCTGGAGCACGAGGTCGATCCCGACCTCATCAACGCCGGGAAGGAGACGGTGACGGCCGTGCCGGGCGCCTCGTATTTCGACAGCGCGGAGTCGTTCGCCATGATTCGGGGCGGCCATGTTGAGCTGGCGATCCTCGGCGGCATGGAGGTGTCGGAGCGGGGCGATCTCGCCAACTGGATGATTCCCGGCAAGATGGTCAAGGGCATGGGCGGAGCGATGGATCTCGTGCACGGAGCGCGGCGCATCGTCGTCGTCATGGAGCATGTGAGCAAGCACGGCGAGTCCAAGGTCAAGACCGCCTGCACGCTGCCGCTGACGGGGCAGCAAGTCGTCGACCGCCTCATCACGGACTTGGCCGTATTCGACTTCACGGAGCAGGGGATGACGCTCGTGGAGCTGCAGCCGGGCGCGACGCTGGAGCAGGTGCGGGACCATACCGAAGCCCGCTATGCGGTTGCGGCAGAAGTAGAAGGGAGGGCTTCGCGATGA
- a CDS encoding acetyl-CoA C-acetyltransferase — translation MTGLHEAVLVSAVRTPIGSFQGALAELAAPELGAAVIREALARAGVGQEQVDEVILGHVLQAGAGQNPARQAWLKNGYAPEVPAVTVNKVCGSGLKAVMLAAQAIRLGDAGIVVAGGMESMSQSPHLLPGSRAGLRFGDAKLVDSMIRDGLWCAMGDVHMGETAENIADKYSISREEQDDFAAWSQRKAAAAIAEGRFADEIVPVAVPRRKGEPLPVGADEHPRAGTTAEALGRLRPAFRPGGTVTAGNASGLNDGAAALVVMSAERAAELGLRPLAAIRGYASAALDPAYMGLGPVQATRRLLERTGVAIGDIDLFEMNEAFAAQALAVSRELELPPERLNVNGGAIALGHPIGASGARILITLLHELRRREGRLGLASLCIGGGQGVSMLVEAL, via the coding sequence ATGACAGGACTGCATGAAGCCGTCCTTGTCAGCGCGGTCCGCACGCCGATCGGCAGCTTCCAGGGCGCGCTGGCCGAGCTGGCCGCGCCCGAGCTGGGCGCGGCCGTCATCCGCGAGGCGCTCGCCCGGGCGGGCGTCGGCCAGGAGCAGGTGGACGAGGTGATCCTCGGCCACGTGCTGCAGGCGGGAGCCGGGCAGAATCCGGCTCGCCAGGCGTGGCTGAAGAACGGCTATGCTCCTGAAGTGCCGGCGGTGACCGTCAACAAGGTATGCGGCTCGGGCCTCAAGGCCGTCATGCTGGCCGCGCAGGCGATCCGGCTCGGCGACGCCGGCATCGTCGTGGCCGGCGGCATGGAGTCGATGAGCCAATCGCCTCATCTGCTGCCTGGCTCGCGAGCCGGCCTGCGCTTCGGCGACGCCAAGCTCGTCGACTCGATGATCCGGGACGGACTGTGGTGCGCGATGGGCGACGTCCATATGGGAGAGACGGCGGAAAATATCGCGGACAAGTACAGCATCAGCCGCGAGGAGCAGGACGATTTCGCGGCCTGGAGCCAGCGCAAGGCCGCGGCGGCGATCGCGGAGGGCCGGTTCGCGGACGAGATCGTACCGGTGGCCGTCCCTCGCCGCAAGGGCGAGCCGCTGCCGGTCGGCGCCGACGAGCATCCCCGCGCCGGCACGACGGCGGAGGCGCTCGGCCGGCTGCGGCCGGCGTTCCGCCCGGGCGGCACCGTCACGGCCGGCAACGCATCCGGCCTGAACGACGGCGCGGCCGCGCTCGTCGTCATGTCGGCGGAGCGGGCGGCCGAGCTCGGCCTGCGGCCGCTCGCCGCCATCCGCGGCTATGCAAGCGCCGCGCTTGATCCCGCCTACATGGGGCTCGGCCCCGTGCAGGCGACGCGCCGGCTGCTGGAGCGGACCGGCGTCGCCATCGGCGACATCGACCTGTTCGAGATGAACGAGGCGTTCGCCGCGCAGGCGCTTGCCGTCTCGCGGGAGCTCGAGCTGCCGCCGGAGAGGCTCAACGTGAACGGCGGGGCCATCGCGCTCGGCCATCCGATCGGCGCGAGCGGCGCCCGCATCCTCATCACGCTGCTGCATGAGCTGCGCCGCCGCGAGGGCCGCCTCGGCCTCGCCTCGCTCTGCATCGGCGGCGGGCAAGGCGTCTCCATGCTGGTGGAGGCGCTGTAG
- a CDS encoding 4Fe-4S single cluster domain-containing protein yields the protein MRIQVHRFLPSTRVEGPGLRACLQVQGCPIHCPGCAVPFTWPDHGGYAVDVEELAQKILEGPPIEGITFLGGEPFAQARSLAALAKILRQNGLSVMTFTGYRLEDLQRASNPDYHDLIEATDLLIDGPFQKANLDTSRPWIGSSNQRYHFLTDRYKSLEPVLKDIPNRLEVRIQPDGRVTANGLAEMTDLDALFRSLL from the coding sequence ATGCGGATTCAAGTCCATCGCTTTCTCCCCTCTACCCGAGTCGAAGGTCCGGGGCTTAGAGCCTGCCTGCAGGTGCAGGGCTGTCCGATTCATTGTCCCGGCTGCGCCGTGCCGTTTACATGGCCGGACCATGGGGGCTATGCGGTCGATGTGGAGGAATTGGCTCAAAAGATTTTAGAAGGGCCTCCGATTGAAGGCATCACGTTCCTCGGAGGGGAGCCCTTCGCGCAAGCCCGGAGCCTTGCCGCTTTGGCAAAGATTCTGCGTCAAAACGGCCTCTCCGTCATGACGTTCACCGGATATCGGCTCGAGGATTTGCAACGCGCCTCCAATCCGGACTATCACGATCTGATCGAGGCGACGGATCTGCTCATAGACGGCCCCTTCCAAAAAGCCAACCTCGATACGAGCCGTCCATGGATAGGATCTTCCAACCAACGCTATCACTTCCTGACCGATCGCTATAAGTCGCTGGAGCCGGTGCTCAAGGACATTCCCAATCGCCTTGAAGTGCGCATTCAACCTGACGGACGCGTCACAGCCAACGGGCTGGCCGAAATGACCGATTTAGATGCTCTGTTTCGCAGCCTTCTGTGA
- a CDS encoding ComEA family DNA-binding protein has translation MHYSSQGFLWRLRQSWWILLAFIPYVYFAGLLYIAIRVRRVRWGVWSAVYALPLLYIYFIADGTLTFFPIFCLIVAWISCIIHTLRARKEFLSRLEDQLLLNGSVQVDLVLRFEDEDEPSNEAPYERGWNSAYDDRPARRTDPNEFRQAAPGQSFSEPPSLFREPRTTSGEAVDAIFRRDDSNSVAPASFPSAPSSTASASSRTVELNSATEQELAELPGIGLVLAKKAVQERLACGGFQSFEQFCTATGLKPHIVERIRPLVAVQAPASKSVPASSGRVIDF, from the coding sequence ATGCATTACTCGAGTCAAGGATTTCTATGGCGGCTTCGCCAGTCCTGGTGGATCCTGCTTGCCTTCATTCCATATGTTTATTTCGCCGGATTGCTTTATATCGCCATTAGAGTCCGCCGCGTGCGTTGGGGGGTCTGGTCAGCCGTTTACGCCCTTCCTCTCCTTTACATCTACTTCATCGCGGACGGAACCCTCACGTTCTTCCCTATCTTTTGCTTGATTGTGGCTTGGATCAGCTGCATCATTCATACACTGCGGGCGAGGAAGGAGTTCTTGAGTCGGCTGGAAGATCAGCTTCTTCTAAACGGTTCGGTGCAAGTCGATCTCGTGCTTCGATTCGAAGACGAGGATGAACCGTCGAACGAAGCGCCATACGAACGCGGCTGGAATTCCGCCTATGACGACCGTCCAGCACGCCGTACCGACCCGAATGAGTTCCGGCAGGCCGCTCCTGGACAGTCCTTTTCAGAGCCGCCATCCTTGTTCCGTGAACCAAGAACCACCTCAGGGGAAGCGGTCGATGCCATTTTCAGGCGGGATGATTCGAATTCCGTTGCTCCGGCTTCGTTCCCTTCCGCTCCTTCCTCTACGGCTTCGGCCAGCTCCCGCACGGTCGAGCTCAACTCCGCGACCGAGCAGGAGCTGGCCGAGCTCCCTGGGATCGGACTCGTGCTGGCTAAAAAGGCCGTCCAGGAACGTCTGGCCTGCGGAGGATTTCAGAGCTTCGAGCAATTCTGCACCGCCACCGGACTGAAGCCGCATATCGTCGAAAGAATTCGTCCGCTCGTGGCCGTCCAAGCCCCTGCATCGAAATCCGTCCCCGCTTCTAGCGGACGCGTCATTGATTTCTGA
- a CDS encoding DUF2997 domain-containing protein, producing MAQRQIKVRIYEDGRIQADVIGIKGKGCIDYISILEQLLEAETTDSSYTSEYYESEQSVSETTQVHHRFRSL from the coding sequence TTGGCGCAGCGACAAATCAAGGTCCGCATTTATGAAGATGGACGCATCCAAGCCGATGTGATCGGCATCAAAGGCAAAGGCTGCATCGACTATATCTCCATCCTCGAGCAGCTGCTTGAAGCAGAGACGACCGACTCCAGCTACACGTCGGAATACTACGAGAGCGAGCAGTCCGTCTCCGAAACGACTCAAGTCCACCATCGATTCCGCTCCCTATAG